The Montipora capricornis isolate CH-2021 chromosome 3, ASM3666992v2, whole genome shotgun sequence genome window below encodes:
- the LOC138040130 gene encoding RING finger protein 151-like, with protein sequence MTGFAPELFLEAADDKFICSICFAVFNHPVTCQDGHSFCKECITKWQLNNTRCPVDRSNLRGLLVRNLALEGAIAKRIVKCTSTIARPGGCHWTGPLSSLESHLPCCDMKVVECKFKGRGCILRAYQHELAQHLLTCPYRIVKCSSCTFEIPHSELSAHNELCCPNNCGDANVSLGGFSVAGSWRIDGAVSLAICRPIIEGDAAVVILERSNGNGISVKLNVESKLNMPWFGVDLRCCFQCGVDKLKFNTPR encoded by the exons ttttgcCGTATTCAACCACCCAGTCACTTGCCAAGATGGTCATTCATTCTGTAAAGAGTGCATTACAAAATGGCAACTGAACAACACCCGTTGCCCTGTAGACAGGAGCAATCTGCGTGGGCTGCTGGTGAGAAATCTAGCCCTCGAAGGTGCCATTGCTAAGAGAATAGTGAAGTGCACATCAACAATAGCTCGACCTGGAGGATGTCACTGGACTGGACCACTATCTTCTCTTGAAAGTCACCTTCCTTGCTGTGACATGAAGGTTGTGGAATGCAAGTTTAAGGGCAGGGGCTGCATTCTTCGTGCATATCAACATGAACTTGCCCAGCATCTGCTCACCTGCCCATATCGCATAGTGAAATGCTCCTCTTGTACCTTTGAGATTCCTCATAGTGAGTTGTCAGCCCACAATGAGCTGTGTTGCCCAAATAATTGTGGG GATGCCAATGTCAGCCTAGGTGGTTTTTCTGTAGCTGGTTCATGGCGTATAGACGGTGCAGTTTCCTTGGCTATCTGCAGACCGATAATTGAAGGCGATGCTGCAGTTGTCATTCTGGAAAGAAGCAATGGCAATGGTATTTCTGTAAAACTGAACGTGGAATCAAAATTAAATATGCCTTGGTTTGGTGTTGATCTGAG GTGCTGTTTCCAGTGTGGAGtggataaattaaaatttaatacacCTAGATGA
- the LOC138040131 gene encoding uncharacterized protein, translating into MDTVIATSSTSSTSTITDASATSSNATTVMVTASVTTSTLSSTSSTSTTTIASARSSNAAPVMVTAAVTSLTSSSISITNGSPAVRSGSVPISLPIAVTSIATNSVSIHTTVNSNVASATNTSNVLSSSVTASSVAIQSGMGGGSNHVDGGDALQSNEGTISSSGEVEQNPGHRWRATLPIEVDDSDADEGAGLETEVSGIDNATPPTSTCTPTTGTVMARTQLTTTITTIAVSRPSIEHLSASITGTIELPETSVLLHLLPPNQGMRTRSHTTSQQFRNGGCSLPCRWLPKSFAKDHRLALKAERDLKKEQDLAFEESLKADKEKV; encoded by the exons ATGGATACAGTGATAGCTACTAGTTCCACCTCATCAACTAGTACCATTACTGACGCTAGTGCAACGAGCAGCAATGCAACAACTGTTATGGTGACAGCTTCAGTGACTACATCCACTTTATCAAGCACCTCATCAACTAGCACCACTACTATTGCTAGTGCAAGGAGCAGCAATGCAGCACCTGTCATGGTGACAGCTGCAGTGACTAGTTTGACCTCGTCAAGCATCTCCATAACGAATGGTTCGCCTGCTGTTCGATCTGGCAGTGTACCAATTAGTCTCCCTATAGCGGTAACCTCCATTGCCACAAATTCAGTCTCAATACACACCACTGTAAATAGCAATGTGGCCAGTGCGACCAACACCAGCAATGTTTTGAGTTCATCAGTTACGGCCAGTAGTGTTGCAATACAAAGTGGTATGGGAGGTGGTTCTAATCATGTGGATGGTGGAGATGCTCTCCAAAGTAATGAAGGGACTATAAGCTCTTCAGGTGAAGTTGAACAGAACCCCGGTCACAGATGGCGTGCAACTCTTCCAATAGAAGTTGATGACAGTGATGCCGACGAAGGAGCTGGGCTTGAAACTGAAGTATCTGGGATAGATAATGCTACTCCACCCACCTCAACATGCACACCTACCACTGGAACAG TAATGGCAAGGACACAGTTAACAACCACTATAACTACAATAGCTGTCTCCAGGCCATCAATTGAGCATTTAAGTGCAAGCATTACAG GCACCATAGAGTTACCAGAGACAAGTGTGCTGCTTCATCTGTTGCCTCCAAATCAGGGTATGAG GACTAGAAGCCATACAACATCACAGCAGTTCAGGAATGGTGGCTGTAGTTTGCCATGTAGATGGTTGCCAAAAAGTTTTGCGAAAGATCACAG GCTGGCCTTAAAAGCAGAAAGGGATTTGAAGAAGGAACAAGATCTGGCATTTGAAGAATCTCTCAAAGCTGACAAAGAGAAGGTTTGA